In a single window of the Ruminococcus albus 7 = DSM 20455 genome:
- a CDS encoding exonuclease SbcCD subunit D — MRFAHVSDLHLGKRLGSYTLIEDQRYILSQIADTASAEKCDGILIAGDIYDKSAPSAEAVKLFGEFLTKLSKAGLSVYIISGNHDSPERIDYGREIMAGADIHICACYEGSAEVLTVKDEYGELDICSVPFIKPSLVRSYCPEADIHTYTDMMRTVIEQSGIDRDRRCIMMCHQFITGAATCDSEYLSVGTLDNVDAEVFDGFDYVALGHIHSPQNVRKNIRYCGTPLIYSASEISNKKSVTIADIKEKGNVEISTVPLRPLRDVMELKGRYDELMARSYYESLDTEGFFYITLTDDTDIPNVMPKLRTVYQNIVQLSFDNSRTRTVSVVTAAVNTDTKTPYELVAELFKEQNGADMTEEQSEYVKDIIDSIWGDNV; from the coding sequence ATGAGATTCGCACACGTTTCCGATCTGCACCTGGGCAAAAGGCTGGGAAGCTACACACTCATCGAAGATCAGCGCTACATACTTTCACAGATAGCAGATACAGCATCTGCCGAAAAATGCGACGGCATACTCATAGCGGGAGACATCTACGACAAGAGCGCACCGTCAGCGGAGGCTGTGAAGCTGTTCGGTGAATTCCTTACAAAGCTGAGCAAAGCGGGGCTCTCGGTATATATAATCAGCGGAAATCACGACAGCCCCGAAAGGATCGACTACGGACGTGAGATAATGGCAGGGGCTGATATACATATATGTGCCTGCTACGAGGGCAGTGCAGAGGTGCTTACGGTAAAGGACGAGTACGGAGAGCTGGATATATGCTCGGTGCCATTCATAAAGCCGTCATTGGTGCGCAGCTATTGTCCCGAAGCGGATATACATACTTACACCGACATGATGCGCACTGTTATAGAACAAAGCGGCATCGACAGGGATAGGCGCTGTATAATGATGTGTCATCAGTTCATAACAGGGGCGGCTACCTGCGATTCGGAATATCTCTCGGTGGGAACTCTGGACAATGTGGATGCAGAGGTATTCGACGGCTTCGACTATGTGGCACTGGGGCATATCCACAGTCCGCAGAACGTGAGAAAGAATATACGCTACTGCGGAACTCCGCTTATATACTCAGCCTCGGAGATATCGAACAAAAAATCAGTGACCATAGCAGATATAAAGGAAAAGGGTAATGTGGAGATAAGCACAGTTCCCCTCAGACCCCTGCGCGATGTTATGGAACTAAAGGGAAGATATGACGAGCTGATGGCAAGGAGTTACTACGAAAGCCTTGACACCGAAGGCTTCTTCTACATAACGCTGACGGATGATACGGATATACCAAACGTTATGCCCAAGCTCAGGACGGTCTATCAGAATATAGTTCAGCTGAGCTTTGACAACAGCCGTACCCGTACTGTATCAGTGGTGACCGCCGCTGTTAATACCGACACCAAGACCCCATACGAACTTGTGGCGGAGCTTTTCAAAGAGCAGAACGGCGCTGATATGACCGAGGAACAATCGGAGTACGTAAAAGATATTATAGACAGTATATGGGGGGACAATGTATGA
- the ymfI gene encoding elongation factor P 5-aminopentanone reductase, with protein MGRIKKAAIVTGGSGGIGGAVSRRLAQAGYLTAIGYNRDKASAEKLAEELRTQGFTAEAFHCDIADPSGTADLLKAVENTLGECELLVNNAGIADIGLFTDLTDERLTEIMNTDLLGHMRLTKAVLPAMLRRHEGCVINISSVWGECGASCEVAYSAAKAGLIGFTKALAKECAPSGVRVNCVSCGLIDTKMNSTLSSEDLSAVTDEIPMGRMGKPDDIADAVLFLAGSSAAYITGQVLRVDGGWI; from the coding sequence ATGGGCAGGATAAAAAAAGCCGCAATAGTAACAGGCGGTTCGGGCGGTATAGGAGGCGCGGTCTCACGCAGACTTGCACAGGCAGGATACCTGACCGCCATAGGATATAACAGGGATAAGGCATCGGCAGAAAAACTAGCAGAAGAACTGAGAACACAGGGCTTTACGGCAGAGGCGTTTCACTGCGACATAGCTGACCCCTCAGGGACAGCGGATCTTCTGAAAGCGGTCGAAAACACTCTGGGTGAGTGTGAACTTCTGGTAAACAACGCAGGTATAGCCGATATCGGTCTTTTCACCGATCTTACTGATGAACGCCTGACAGAGATAATGAACACCGATCTGCTGGGGCATATGCGTCTTACCAAAGCCGTACTGCCTGCTATGCTGCGCAGGCATGAGGGATGTGTGATAAATATATCCTCAGTGTGGGGCGAATGCGGTGCTTCCTGTGAGGTGGCTTATTCTGCCGCCAAGGCAGGGCTTATAGGCTTCACAAAGGCGCTGGCGAAGGAATGCGCTCCAAGCGGGGTGCGCGTGAACTGTGTCAGCTGCGGACTTATAGATACCAAGATGAACAGTACGCTATCTTCGGAGGATCTCAGTGCCGTGACCGATGAGATACCGATGGGACGCATGGGCAAGCCCGATGATATCGCTGATGCAGTGCTGTTTCTGGCAGGATCGTCAGCGGCATACATCACGGGTCAGGTGCTTCGGGTGGACGGCGGCTGGATCTGA